One genomic window of Psychrobacillus sp. INOP01 includes the following:
- a CDS encoding SprT family protein yields MSDEKLYELVCHVSNEIFGKDFLHSAYFNKRLRTTGGRYMLRSHHIEINPLVFEKYGMDELVGVIKHELCHYHLHIEGKGYQHRDADFRALLQITNSPRFCSTLMERKVSKTTKKYTYKCAKCSLLYNRKIRLNTKKYRCGKCYGDLILVSLEKLK; encoded by the coding sequence TTGTCAGATGAAAAACTGTACGAACTAGTATGTCATGTATCGAACGAGATCTTTGGGAAAGACTTTCTACATAGCGCGTATTTTAACAAACGACTTAGAACTACTGGTGGAAGATATATGTTGAGATCACATCATATAGAAATAAATCCCTTAGTATTCGAAAAATATGGAATGGATGAATTGGTCGGGGTTATCAAACATGAACTTTGTCATTATCATTTACATATAGAAGGAAAAGGCTATCAACATCGGGATGCTGACTTTCGAGCGCTACTCCAAATAACAAACTCACCTAGATTTTGCTCTACATTAATGGAGAGAAAAGTAAGCAAGACTACAAAGAAGTATACGTATAAATGCGCAAAATGCTCCCTTTTATATAATCGGAAAATTCGTTTAAATACGAAGAAATACCGTTGTGGCAAGTGTTACGGGGATTTGATATTAGTTTCTTTAGAAAAACTGAAATAA
- a CDS encoding Tex family protein, translated as MEIKKMLQLVSKDTGVKSSQAEQVIKLLEEGNTVPFIARYRKEQTGSLDEVQIKAVEDRYNYIQQLEQRKEEILRLIEEQGKLTEELATSINNATVLQRVEDLYRPYKQKRRTKATIAKEKGLEPLATLIMTFPKESVALLAEDFLNEDLEVLSVEDALLGARDILAEQFADDAKIREQIRNITRADGKIIASVKKAELDEKNVFEMYYEYEEPVKKIVPHRILALNRGEKEDILKVGLQVPMEKATNVMKAQWIKSSSSNAIDQIEMAVEDSYKRLIQPSVEREIRAELTEKAEAQAIHIFSENLRNLLLQPPLKGKVILGVDPAYRTGCKLAVVDDTGKLLEVSAIYPHAPKMDVEGSKKKVLAYLKNYPISLVAIGNGTASRETEQFIVDCLQEAEGEVAYVIVNEAGASVYSASETARNEFPDLQVEQRSAVSIARRLQDPLAELVKIDPKAVGVGQYQHDVSQKKLSDSLSFIVETAVNQVGVNVNTASASLLQYVSGLSKTVAENVVNMRNEQGRFTSRAQLKKIPRLGAKTYEQAIGFLRIPDAKNPFDATGIHPESYKGAEQVLEIAGLKKTQIGTREAEEALKEISIEEVSRELEIGEITLIDIVETLIKPARDPREAFPQPILKKDVLKLEDLKTGMELQGTVRNVVDFGAFVDIGVKQDGLVHISKLKKGFVKHPLDVVSLGDIVTVWVEQFDANKGRIALTMLPPEQQM; from the coding sequence TTGGAAATAAAGAAGATGCTCCAACTAGTTTCAAAAGATACGGGTGTCAAATCATCGCAAGCAGAACAGGTTATAAAATTACTTGAAGAGGGGAATACGGTTCCCTTCATCGCTCGATATAGAAAAGAACAAACAGGGTCTTTAGACGAAGTTCAAATAAAAGCCGTCGAAGATCGCTATAACTACATACAACAACTAGAACAAAGAAAAGAAGAAATTCTCCGCTTAATCGAAGAACAAGGTAAATTAACCGAAGAGTTGGCAACTTCAATTAATAATGCGACAGTGCTTCAGCGAGTAGAAGATTTATATCGCCCTTATAAACAAAAACGTAGAACGAAAGCTACTATTGCAAAAGAAAAAGGATTAGAACCGCTGGCTACTTTAATAATGACTTTCCCTAAGGAGTCCGTAGCTCTATTAGCAGAAGACTTTCTGAATGAGGATTTAGAAGTGCTATCTGTGGAGGACGCATTACTAGGAGCTAGGGATATCCTAGCAGAGCAATTCGCTGATGATGCCAAAATACGAGAGCAAATTAGAAATATTACCCGTGCAGACGGCAAAATTATTGCATCTGTTAAAAAAGCAGAGCTAGACGAAAAGAATGTATTTGAGATGTATTACGAGTACGAAGAACCTGTGAAAAAGATTGTTCCTCATCGTATTTTAGCGTTAAACCGAGGAGAAAAAGAGGATATTCTAAAAGTAGGTCTTCAGGTTCCAATGGAGAAAGCTACTAATGTGATGAAAGCTCAATGGATAAAATCCTCTTCTAGTAACGCGATAGATCAGATTGAAATGGCAGTAGAAGATTCGTATAAGCGACTAATACAACCTTCTGTAGAGCGAGAGATTCGAGCAGAGCTTACAGAAAAAGCAGAAGCGCAGGCTATTCATATTTTCTCTGAAAACCTACGAAATCTACTATTGCAACCACCTTTAAAAGGTAAAGTCATTCTAGGCGTCGATCCAGCTTATCGTACTGGGTGTAAGCTAGCGGTTGTAGATGATACAGGAAAGCTTTTAGAGGTTTCTGCTATTTATCCACATGCACCCAAAATGGATGTAGAAGGCTCAAAGAAAAAAGTGCTTGCTTACTTAAAGAATTATCCTATTTCTTTAGTTGCAATCGGAAATGGAACAGCCTCCCGCGAAACAGAGCAATTTATCGTGGACTGTTTGCAAGAAGCTGAGGGAGAAGTCGCATATGTAATAGTGAACGAAGCAGGTGCCAGTGTGTATTCAGCTTCCGAAACTGCACGTAACGAGTTTCCTGACTTACAAGTAGAGCAGCGTAGTGCGGTATCTATTGCAAGAAGGCTACAGGATCCTTTGGCAGAATTAGTGAAAATAGATCCAAAAGCAGTAGGAGTAGGGCAATACCAGCATGACGTTTCACAAAAAAAATTATCGGATTCCCTATCCTTTATAGTAGAAACTGCAGTTAACCAAGTCGGAGTAAATGTAAACACAGCATCAGCATCTCTATTACAATACGTTTCTGGACTTTCAAAAACAGTTGCAGAAAACGTTGTGAATATGAGGAATGAGCAAGGAAGATTTACTTCTCGAGCACAACTGAAGAAAATTCCACGCCTTGGCGCTAAAACATATGAGCAAGCAATTGGATTCTTACGCATACCAGATGCAAAAAATCCATTCGATGCAACTGGTATCCATCCTGAAAGCTATAAAGGTGCAGAGCAGGTACTGGAAATTGCGGGTCTAAAGAAAACGCAAATCGGCACAAGAGAAGCAGAAGAGGCATTAAAGGAAATTTCAATAGAAGAAGTCAGTAGAGAATTAGAAATAGGCGAAATCACATTAATAGATATAGTAGAAACATTGATCAAGCCGGCACGTGATCCTCGTGAAGCATTCCCACAGCCGATCCTGAAAAAAGATGTACTCAAATTAGAGGACTTAAAAACGGGGATGGAACTGCAAGGAACAGTACGAAATGTAGTCGATTTTGGTGCATTTGTCGATATCGGCGTAAAACAAGATGGCTTAGTGCATATTTCTAAACTGAAAAAAGGTTTTGTCAAACATCCTTTAGATGTTGTTTCGCTTGGAGATATAGTCACTGTATGGGTAGAACAGTTCGATGCCAATAAAGGAAGAATTGCATTAACGATGCTTCCTCCAGAACAACAAATGTAA
- a CDS encoding PP2C family serine/threonine-protein phosphatase, translating to MMDFSDDKVELFVYQEAKSGNLESGDTYYITKTDDFMLCAIADGLGNGPVAKESADIIPEILEQYKEETLDELLLRCNDLMIQKRGAAVALVKIDYKNQTISYSCVGNVKFYMYKRVTDKMIYPLPVMGYLSGRKQRINTQTYACEKNDLFMLHSDGVVMSSPKSTIKASANARCLYDTVFKEIEHGDDSTFIVGSLL from the coding sequence ATGATGGATTTTTCAGATGACAAAGTAGAATTGTTTGTATACCAAGAAGCCAAAAGTGGAAATTTAGAATCTGGAGATACCTATTACATTACAAAGACAGATGATTTTATGCTTTGTGCTATAGCAGATGGATTGGGAAATGGACCAGTGGCTAAAGAGTCTGCTGATATTATCCCAGAAATTTTAGAGCAATATAAAGAAGAAACGTTAGATGAATTATTATTACGTTGCAATGATTTGATGATTCAAAAACGAGGTGCGGCAGTAGCCTTAGTTAAAATAGATTATAAAAATCAAACTATATCCTATAGCTGTGTAGGAAATGTGAAGTTTTATATGTATAAACGCGTTACCGACAAAATGATTTATCCTTTACCAGTAATGGGCTATTTGTCTGGAAGAAAACAAAGGATTAATACCCAAACGTACGCATGCGAAAAAAATGACTTATTCATGCTACACTCTGATGGTGTTGTGATGAGTAGTCCAAAATCTACTATTAAAGCTTCGGCAAATGCTCGATGTCTCTATGACACGGTTTTTAAGGAAATCGAACATGGCGACGACTCTACATTTATAGTTGGAAGCTTACTCTAA
- the sigB gene encoding RNA polymerase sigma factor SigB → MSNTSLPNKESKEKILEWIKEYQETESEEAQTNLVLNYTRLVESIARKYSNGKSHHEDIAQVGMLGLLGAIRRYDPSFGKNFEAFAIPTIIGEIKRFLRDKTWAIHVPRRIKELGPRIRAAVETLTVEFQRSPIIPEIADFLGVEVEDVLEAMEMGKSYQALSMDHSLESDSDGSTITLFDVIGKTDGEYEKTDQRLLVANALSVLSEREKEIIQLTYMEQLSQKETGDRLGISQMHVSRIQRKAIKKLQETILSSGGVVK, encoded by the coding sequence ATGTCGAACACGTCCCTTCCTAATAAAGAATCGAAAGAGAAAATATTGGAATGGATCAAGGAATATCAAGAGACAGAAAGTGAAGAGGCTCAAACAAATTTAGTGCTAAATTATACTAGGTTGGTTGAATCTATTGCTCGAAAATATTCTAATGGTAAATCGCATCATGAGGATATCGCGCAAGTAGGCATGCTTGGACTCCTTGGTGCTATTCGAAGATATGATCCATCTTTCGGTAAAAACTTTGAAGCTTTTGCAATTCCGACAATTATAGGCGAGATAAAACGCTTTTTGAGAGATAAAACGTGGGCTATTCATGTTCCAAGAAGGATTAAAGAGCTAGGACCACGTATCCGAGCAGCGGTTGAAACACTAACAGTTGAATTTCAACGTTCACCTATTATCCCTGAAATAGCTGATTTTCTAGGGGTAGAAGTAGAAGATGTACTAGAAGCTATGGAAATGGGTAAAAGTTATCAAGCGCTATCTATGGATCATTCCCTTGAATCAGATTCGGATGGAAGTACAATTACATTATTTGACGTAATAGGTAAAACGGATGGCGAATACGAGAAAACTGATCAACGTCTACTTGTAGCTAATGCACTTAGTGTTTTATCTGAACGAGAGAAAGAAATAATTCAACTTACATATATGGAGCAGCTTAGTCAAAAAGAAACGGGAGATCGTCTCGGTATATCCCAAATGCACGTATCTAGAATTCAACGCAAAGCTATAAAGAAATTACAAGAGACCATTTTATCGTCAGGTGGAGTAGTAAAATGA
- the rsbW gene encoding anti-sigma B factor RsbW, with translation MKPFDYVEIRVPAKPQYVSVARLTISGLANRIGFTYDDIEDLKIAASEAITNAVQHAYADNEEGEVVIGCALYEEKMEIMVADHGKSFNFEETKAKVGPYHELEEISFLREGGLGLYLIETLMDEVKVHHQEGVTVFMTKHVGVEQVDENVEHVPS, from the coding sequence ATGAAACCGTTTGATTATGTAGAAATCCGGGTGCCGGCAAAGCCACAGTATGTTAGTGTTGCTCGACTCACAATTTCTGGTTTGGCCAATCGCATCGGATTTACGTATGACGATATAGAAGACTTAAAAATTGCTGCAAGCGAAGCCATTACAAATGCTGTACAACATGCTTATGCGGATAATGAGGAAGGCGAAGTGGTCATTGGCTGCGCGTTGTACGAAGAAAAAATGGAAATCATGGTAGCTGATCATGGGAAAAGTTTTAACTTTGAAGAAACGAAAGCAAAAGTAGGACCATACCACGAGTTAGAAGAAATTTCTTTTTTAAGAGAAGGCGGTCTTGGGTTATATTTAATCGAGACGTTAATGGATGAAGTGAAAGTCCATCACCAAGAAGGTGTTACTGTATTTATGACGAAACATGTCGGAGTAGAGCAGGTGGATGAAAATGTCGAACACGTCCCTTCCTAA
- a CDS encoding anti-sigma factor antagonist (This anti-anti-sigma factor, or anti-sigma factor antagonist, belongs to a family that includes characterized members SpoIIAA, RsbV, RsfA, and RsfB.), producing MNISVELHTLDELHVKGLIGGEIDAFTAPILREKLMEITLQENTHVELNLMDVSYMDSTGLGVFVGFYKSINAANGHMELTGLSSRLKRLFDITGLVEIMDIQATDKEVKIDETV from the coding sequence ATGAATATATCAGTTGAATTACATACATTAGATGAGTTACACGTTAAAGGATTAATAGGTGGAGAGATTGATGCTTTTACAGCACCAATTCTAAGAGAGAAACTTATGGAGATAACCTTACAAGAAAATACGCATGTTGAATTGAATTTAATGGACGTTTCATATATGGATAGTACAGGACTAGGTGTTTTTGTTGGCTTTTATAAAAGTATAAATGCTGCAAATGGTCATATGGAGTTAACGGGACTTTCATCTAGATTGAAGCGCTTATTCGATATAACTGGTTTAGTTGAGATTATGGATATCCAGGCTACAGATAAAGAGGTGAAAATAGATGAAACCGTTTGA
- a CDS encoding PP2C family protein-serine/threonine phosphatase, protein MPQEFKRQYKEILGQYTQRQTEHNLYEGQNFSRQLIQKNISPEEVISIHKASLEELMPDLPKDVWHSFDLLIEVMIRYGLALKEHQTLIKKQENFKMEMELASNVQQTLLKTKVPEMNDLDIGMISVPAKEMNGDYTHFLNDDTTVGIAVADVIGKGIPAALCMSMIKYGMDSLNGAETEPIIVLDVINRIVEKSVSDSMFISMFYGTYDTSKSVFTYASAGHEPPLFYCAKSNSFSELQAKGLLLGVISNVKYEQHSISLEKDDFIVMMTDGVTECRSKDGFIDQNTVMDIIESVRDQSAQEMVEYVFHKLEELQEFEQRDDFTLVIFKKK, encoded by the coding sequence ATGCCTCAAGAGTTTAAGAGACAATACAAAGAAATTTTAGGACAATATACACAGAGACAAACGGAACATAATTTATATGAGGGTCAAAATTTCAGCAGACAACTCATTCAAAAGAATATTTCTCCGGAGGAAGTTATAAGCATACATAAGGCTTCTTTAGAAGAACTTATGCCTGATTTGCCGAAAGATGTTTGGCATTCTTTTGACTTATTAATAGAAGTGATGATTAGATATGGACTAGCATTAAAAGAACATCAAACGTTAATAAAAAAACAGGAAAACTTTAAAATGGAAATGGAGCTGGCGTCTAATGTTCAACAAACCTTGTTGAAAACAAAGGTGCCAGAGATGAACGATTTGGATATAGGAATGATCTCTGTTCCTGCAAAAGAAATGAATGGTGATTATACGCATTTTCTAAATGACGATACTACAGTAGGTATCGCTGTTGCTGATGTAATCGGGAAAGGAATTCCAGCTGCCCTATGCATGTCCATGATTAAATATGGGATGGATAGTTTGAATGGGGCAGAAACCGAACCTATCATTGTACTAGACGTCATTAATAGAATTGTTGAGAAAAGTGTAAGTGATTCGATGTTTATTTCTATGTTTTATGGAACCTACGACACTTCGAAAAGTGTGTTTACATATGCATCAGCTGGACACGAACCACCTTTATTTTATTGTGCTAAATCTAATAGTTTTTCAGAATTACAAGCAAAAGGATTGTTATTAGGCGTTATTTCCAATGTTAAATATGAACAACATTCTATTTCCTTAGAAAAAGACGATTTTATCGTTATGATGACCGATGGCGTAACTGAATGTCGTTCAAAAGATGGATTCATTGACCAAAATACCGTGATGGATATTATTGAAAGCGTAAGAGATCAGTCCGCTCAAGAAATGGTGGAATATGTATTTCATAAGCTGGAGGAATTACAGGAGTTTGAACAACGAGATGATTTTACGCTCGTTATTTTCAAAAAGAAGTAA
- a CDS encoding anti-sigma regulatory factor, which produces MNLRSSVDIITEWDIVAARQLGRNEAKDVGFGTVDQARITTAISELARNIYLYAGKGKIEIRQITEGNHRGLLVIASDKGPGIVDVRKVMEDGYTTSGGLGAGLPGVKRLMDDFKIETVLGEGTTISASKLLR; this is translated from the coding sequence ATGAACTTAAGGTCTTCTGTTGATATAATAACTGAGTGGGATATCGTTGCTGCAAGGCAACTTGGAAGAAATGAAGCGAAAGATGTTGGCTTCGGTACAGTTGACCAAGCGAGAATTACGACAGCGATTAGTGAACTCGCTCGAAATATATATTTATATGCAGGTAAAGGTAAAATAGAAATTAGACAAATTACAGAAGGTAATCATAGAGGTCTACTAGTAATCGCATCTGATAAAGGGCCTGGAATTGTAGATGTTCGAAAAGTCATGGAAGATGGCTATACGACATCAGGCGGTCTAGGTGCCGGTCTACCAGGTGTAAAGAGACTAATGGATGACTTTAAAATTGAAACTGTACTAGGAGAAGGTACTACAATTAGCGCATCTAAGTTATTAAGATAG
- a CDS encoding STAS domain-containing protein has product MMARIPILKLRDCLIVSIQWELDDQTALAFQEDLLDKLHTTSARGVVLDLTPIDFIDSFIAKVLGDVISMSGLMGAKVVITGIQPAVAITLIELGIRLENVVTALDLENGLEKLERELED; this is encoded by the coding sequence ATGATGGCAAGAATACCGATTTTAAAACTGAGAGATTGTTTAATCGTTTCCATCCAATGGGAGTTAGATGATCAAACTGCACTTGCTTTTCAAGAAGATTTACTTGATAAGCTTCATACAACCTCAGCAAGAGGAGTAGTACTTGATCTTACTCCGATTGACTTTATCGACTCATTCATCGCTAAGGTACTGGGTGATGTTATTAGTATGTCCGGTCTAATGGGTGCGAAGGTAGTGATTACAGGCATTCAACCTGCAGTAGCTATTACCCTCATAGAATTAGGAATTAGGCTTGAGAATGTAGTCACAGCTCTAGACTTAGAAAATGGATTGGAAAAATTAGAACGAGAATTGGAGGACTAA
- a CDS encoding STAS domain-containing protein → MNKRIASYIHENIDEILENWRVKMEEEKDDRFFQIMSDKVVDNTVREFGELMISNLTEERATYTAKLNDFSVQIVRYGWSISFVLKALTNFTEVIYEKMDEVEYLNEGNFKSHREILTNWITPLNHSIVDAYSVVWEKTVSLQKIALQELSASLIPVFEKISVMPLVGTIDTERAKLIMENLLQGVVKHRAEVVLLDITGVPVVDTMVAHHIIQAADAVRLVGAKCMLVGIRPEIAQTIVTLGINLNDFTTTSTLQKGVEQALAMTNRAIVEVNI, encoded by the coding sequence ATGAATAAAAGAATTGCTTCGTATATCCACGAAAATATTGATGAAATTTTAGAAAATTGGAGAGTCAAAATGGAAGAAGAAAAGGATGATCGTTTCTTCCAAATTATGTCGGATAAAGTTGTTGACAATACAGTTCGTGAATTCGGAGAGTTAATGATTTCGAATCTAACGGAAGAACGAGCAACATATACGGCAAAGTTAAATGATTTCTCCGTTCAAATTGTACGATATGGATGGTCTATTTCTTTTGTATTAAAGGCACTAACCAACTTTACGGAAGTAATTTATGAAAAAATGGACGAAGTAGAGTATTTAAACGAAGGTAATTTCAAATCACACAGAGAAATATTAACTAATTGGATTACTCCTTTAAATCATAGTATTGTGGATGCTTATTCTGTTGTTTGGGAAAAAACAGTGAGCTTACAAAAAATTGCGTTACAAGAACTTTCTGCTTCATTAATTCCTGTTTTTGAAAAAATTTCAGTAATGCCTTTAGTGGGTACAATAGATACGGAAAGAGCAAAACTAATAATGGAAAACCTACTACAGGGAGTAGTTAAGCATCGTGCAGAAGTAGTATTACTAGACATTACAGGAGTTCCTGTAGTAGATACGATGGTTGCGCATCATATAATTCAAGCGGCAGATGCCGTACGTTTAGTCGGAGCCAAATGTATGTTAGTTGGAATCCGACCAGAAATTGCACAAACTATCGTCACTCTAGGCATTAATCTAAATGATTTCACAACAACAAGCACTTTACAAAAAGGGGTTGAACAAGCCTTAGCAATGACAAATCGTGCAATAGTAGAGGTGAATATATAA
- a CDS encoding type II toxin-antitoxin system PemK/MazF family toxin gives MIVKRGDVFFADLSPVIGSEQGGTRPVLVIQNDIGNRFSPTVIVAAITAQIQKAKLPTHVEINAKEYDFERDSVILLEQLRTIDKSRLTDKITHLDVDVMENVDHALGISLGIVKF, from the coding sequence TTGATCGTAAAACGTGGAGACGTTTTTTTTGCGGATTTATCACCAGTAATCGGGTCTGAGCAAGGTGGAACCAGACCCGTTTTGGTGATACAAAATGATATCGGTAATAGATTCAGTCCAACTGTCATTGTGGCAGCTATCACAGCTCAAATTCAAAAGGCAAAATTACCAACGCATGTAGAGATAAATGCAAAAGAATATGATTTTGAACGTGATTCGGTTATTTTATTGGAACAGTTAAGAACAATTGATAAATCTCGACTCACGGATAAAATCACCCACCTAGACGTAGACGTGATGGAAAATGTGGATCATGCATTAGGGATTAGCTTAGGGATCGTTAAATTTTAA
- a CDS encoding transcriptional regulator, whose translation MVSDKKKKEAIIQLPHQLVNEGVKTVKQSLTGVESFVRVQANEYIKNGQANLIREAMMKGYVEMSHINLSICTECLHAEYEAQHTTERLVSGG comes from the coding sequence GTGGTAAGTGATAAAAAGAAAAAGGAAGCGATTATTCAGCTTCCACATCAATTGGTTAATGAAGGAGTAAAAACCGTAAAACAATCATTAACTGGCGTAGAAAGTTTCGTTCGTGTCCAAGCAAATGAATATATAAAAAATGGTCAGGCAAATCTTATAAGAGAAGCGATGATGAAGGGCTATGTTGAGATGTCTCATATAAATCTATCCATTTGTACGGAGTGTTTACATGCAGAATACGAAGCTCAACATACAACAGAGCGACTCGTAAGTGGAGGATGA
- the alr gene encoding alanine racemase has product MSQEHYRPTFIKVNLQAIQDNIKRLKETLPAHTEVIAVVKANGYGHGDIAVARAALKAGAILLAVATPEEALRLREAGIQADILLLGTSPLSFLEEASKQNITLTAYSYDWLNATRNFQSPLKLHIKIDSGMGRIGFTEETELQQALAFIRERNWLHITGVFTHFATADEEEQTLFQQQVTRFEKLLNVFEQRPTLVHTSNSATALIHPEQHWNAVRFGISMYGISPSPWVNGELPFPLEKALTLHTEVAHVKKVPKGSTIGYGATYVAPSDEWIATIPIGYADGLLRKLHNQSVLIKGKKMPIVGKICMDQCMVRLDEKVKIGEKVVLIGKQETEEILIEEWAEALQTIPYEVCCTFSNRIPRIYSK; this is encoded by the coding sequence ATGTCGCAAGAGCATTACCGACCTACATTCATCAAGGTAAATTTACAAGCCATACAAGATAATATAAAACGACTCAAGGAAACACTTCCAGCACATACAGAAGTGATTGCAGTAGTTAAGGCAAATGGGTACGGCCATGGAGATATTGCTGTTGCGCGAGCTGCATTAAAAGCAGGAGCCATTCTCTTGGCGGTTGCCACGCCGGAAGAGGCATTGCGCTTAAGGGAAGCGGGTATTCAAGCGGATATACTTTTACTAGGTACATCCCCGCTCTCTTTCTTGGAGGAGGCTTCCAAACAGAACATTACACTTACAGCATATTCATATGATTGGCTAAATGCTACTCGGAATTTCCAAAGTCCTTTGAAGCTGCATATAAAGATTGATAGCGGTATGGGCAGAATTGGTTTTACGGAAGAAACAGAGCTACAGCAGGCACTTGCTTTCATTCGTGAAAGAAATTGGTTGCATATTACGGGCGTTTTCACGCATTTTGCAACCGCGGATGAGGAAGAACAAACACTATTCCAACAACAAGTTACAAGATTTGAAAAGTTATTAAATGTATTTGAGCAAAGACCTACCCTAGTACACACCTCTAATAGTGCAACGGCTTTGATACATCCTGAGCAACACTGGAATGCTGTGCGTTTTGGTATATCTATGTATGGGATATCACCATCCCCTTGGGTTAATGGGGAACTTCCATTTCCGTTAGAAAAAGCACTTACGTTGCACACGGAGGTTGCGCATGTAAAAAAGGTTCCAAAGGGCTCTACCATTGGTTACGGAGCTACATATGTAGCTCCATCAGATGAGTGGATTGCAACAATTCCGATTGGTTATGCAGATGGCTTATTAAGAAAACTACACAATCAATCTGTATTGATAAAAGGAAAAAAGATGCCAATCGTCGGGAAAATTTGTATGGATCAATGCATGGTTCGTCTCGATGAAAAAGTGAAGATTGGTGAAAAAGTTGTATTAATAGGTAAACAAGAAACAGAGGAGATCCTTATAGAAGAATGGGCTGAAGCACTGCAAACTATCCCATATGAAGTTTGCTGCACATTTTCCAATAGAATCCCTAGAATATATAGCAAATAA
- a CDS encoding outer membrane lipoprotein carrier protein LolA yields MKSRVAKLLFLFVTILVLSACGADSKEDVVKKLSNKWVDTKGYELTAEMSILTGDEPRVYGVEVWHTKPDFYRVEVSDTNAENTQMIIRNTEGVFVVTPALNKTYKFQSKWPTENSQAYLIGSLANDIKKDKTATFKEEGDNYVFETKTSNNHKNMLPHQKIYINKKTLLPTDVSIMNENKEEQIHIKFNKVSLGKTRAAAEYKIEQKPTGKAEGTEETVETSAEIDDAEFETYYPMLKWDQVHNIDEKVMEVDGEKRIILTYSGDKEFTIIQHRSEQGDSSIIPVFSPGDPVDLGVAIGAITDQSLSWEQDGMSFFIASSTLTKEEMIEVAASMTTGGLK; encoded by the coding sequence TTGAAGAGCCGAGTGGCTAAACTATTATTTTTATTTGTAACAATCTTAGTACTATCTGCATGTGGAGCCGATTCGAAAGAAGACGTTGTGAAAAAACTAAGTAACAAGTGGGTGGATACAAAGGGATATGAACTCACAGCTGAGATGAGCATCTTGACTGGGGATGAACCAAGAGTGTACGGTGTGGAAGTTTGGCATACTAAACCAGATTTTTACCGAGTAGAGGTGTCGGATACAAATGCTGAGAATACGCAAATGATAATTCGTAACACAGAAGGCGTATTTGTCGTAACACCAGCACTAAACAAAACGTATAAGTTTCAAAGCAAATGGCCAACTGAAAATAGCCAAGCATATTTGATCGGTTCGCTAGCTAACGACATCAAAAAAGATAAAACAGCAACCTTCAAAGAAGAAGGAGACAATTATGTCTTTGAAACAAAAACTAGTAATAATCATAAAAACATGCTGCCGCATCAAAAAATTTATATAAATAAAAAGACATTACTACCAACAGATGTTTCTATCATGAATGAAAACAAAGAAGAACAAATTCACATTAAATTCAACAAAGTATCGCTAGGAAAAACACGTGCAGCAGCGGAATATAAGATTGAACAAAAACCTACTGGTAAAGCAGAAGGCACGGAAGAAACAGTAGAGACATCAGCGGAGATCGATGATGCTGAATTTGAAACGTATTATCCAATGTTAAAATGGGATCAAGTGCATAACATTGATGAAAAAGTAATGGAAGTCGACGGAGAAAAAAGAATTATTTTAACCTATAGCGGAGACAAAGAATTTACAATTATTCAACATCGTAGTGAACAAGGCGATTCTTCTATCATTCCTGTATTTTCACCTGGAGATCCAGTTGATCTAGGAGTTGCAATTGGTGCGATAACAGACCAATCTCTTTCTTGGGAACAAGACGGAATGTCATTCTTTATTGCTTCTTCTACTTTAACAAAAGAAGAAATGATTGAAGTTGCGGCATCAATGACTACTGGTGGTTTAAAGTGA